A genomic segment from Glycine soja cultivar W05 chromosome 20, ASM419377v2, whole genome shotgun sequence encodes:
- the LOC114401236 gene encoding RING-H2 finger protein ATL38-like: MISSGINLVMTVIGFAVSTMFIVFVCTRLICARIHMNTARRSFPIASRSNLSMMERGCHGLERVTVAKFPTKKYSDKFFAAAENSQCTVCLSEYQGEDMLRILPYCGHSFHVTCIDLWLQQNSTCPVCRISLREFPERKLLMQPLFSSALQPHYGIESFDTHHYHCMMADNGLSSRTPDNLGVNPIEEDHFPSEGGGAVAMDNITCLSEGDFIKEEGKKHVESPSNFQI, translated from the exons atgatTTCTTCTGGGATTAACTTGGTGATGACTGTGATTGGGTTTGCGGTGAGCACCATGTTCATTGTTTTCGTCTGCACCAGGCTCATATGTGCACGAATTCACATGAATACTGCGAGGAGATCTTTTCCTATTGCATCCAGATCCAATCTCAGCATG ATGGAGCGGGGTTGCCATGGTCTTGAACGTGTGACTGTAGCCAAATTTCCAACAAAGAAGTACAGTGACAAGTTTTTTGCTGCAGCAGAAAATTCTCA ATGCACAGTCTGCCTCTCAGAATACCAAGGTGAGGATATGCTGCGTATCCTCCCCTATTGCGGACACTCCTTCCATGTGACCTGCATAGACTTATGGCTGCAGCAGAATTCCACTTGTCCTGTTTGTCGAATATCGTTGCGTGAATTTCCCGAAAGAAAGCTGTTAATGCAACCCTTGTTCAGCTCAGCTTTGCAACCTCACTATGGCATAGAATCCTTTGACACGCATCATTATCACTGTATGATGGCTGATAACGGATTATCATCAAGAACCCCTGACAACCTTGGGGTGAATCCTATAGAAGAAGATCATTTTCCATCCGAGGGTGGTGGAGCAGTTGCTATGGACAATATTACCTGTTTAAGTGAGGGTGACTTCATTAAAGAAGAAGGGAAGAAGCATGTAGAGAGTCCATCAAACTTCCAGATTTGA